One window from the genome of Terriglobia bacterium encodes:
- the gltA gene encoding NADPH-dependent glutamate synthase, with protein sequence MYQIIKREQFGPVTFLWEVLAPDVAQACQPGHFVMLRIDETGERIPLTVADFDRGRGTVTIVVQAVGKTTFQMMAMPEGASILDFIGPLGVASHLEKVRKAVLVGGGLGVAPVFPQLRRHKELGSYTISVIGFRSKNLMFWDDRFSRFSDEFRVATDDGTFGTKGFVTVVLEQVLKDHSDIEEVIAIGPLPMMKACSELTRARGIRTMVSLNSIMVDGTGMCGSCRVTVGGKVRFACVDGPDFDGHAVAFDELMLRQKRFECEEQECLKRYRAEAEKLASFGQGGTNPAIVQARQRAFSAEIPAVPTPVPPPEPDAPRVVKSIRTIAPKRTPMPEQPAGRRVTNFDEVALGYNLDMALVEADRCLQCKKPKCVPGCPVTIDIPGFIAALARKDLQESYRILKDANALPAVCGRVCPQEVQCEATCVVGNKLEPVAIGRLERFVADFAAGRGWDKAPEVKPTGLRAAIVGSGPAGLACAGDLIKAGVDVTVFEALHVAGGVLKYGIPEFRLPNDTIDIEIDALARRGVKFELDRIIGKVFTIPQLMGEMGFDAVFVGTGAGSPKFMGIPGESYNGVVSANELLTRINLMQGFRQPLYDTPVGMGKRVAVIGAGNTAMDALRVSLRMGAEQVYLVYRRSIKESPARAEELHHAIEEGVICRWLTNPVRILGNDAGWVTGMEVVEMELGEPDDSGRRRPVPKPGSEYILDVDMVVCALGTTANPIIAQSTPGLKVNRWGYIEVDEATGMTSVPGLFAGGDIVTGAATVILAMGAGRRAARGMLQYLGLQQPAALNVQVESE encoded by the coding sequence ATGTATCAGATCATCAAGCGAGAGCAGTTCGGCCCGGTAACGTTCTTATGGGAGGTCCTGGCACCCGACGTGGCACAGGCCTGCCAGCCGGGGCATTTTGTCATGCTTCGGATCGACGAAACCGGGGAGCGCATCCCGCTTACGGTCGCAGACTTCGACCGCGGACGCGGCACAGTTACGATTGTCGTCCAGGCGGTCGGCAAGACCACCTTCCAGATGATGGCTATGCCGGAGGGCGCGTCGATTCTTGATTTCATTGGCCCGCTGGGTGTGGCATCTCATCTCGAGAAGGTGAGGAAAGCCGTGCTCGTGGGAGGCGGCCTCGGGGTTGCTCCCGTATTCCCGCAATTGCGGCGACATAAGGAACTTGGCTCCTACACAATTTCCGTGATCGGCTTTCGCAGCAAGAACCTCATGTTCTGGGACGACCGCTTCTCGCGGTTTTCGGACGAATTCCGGGTAGCAACCGACGACGGCACATTCGGCACCAAGGGCTTTGTCACCGTCGTACTCGAGCAGGTCCTCAAGGATCATAGTGACATCGAAGAAGTTATTGCCATCGGCCCTCTGCCGATGATGAAGGCTTGCTCCGAGCTCACACGTGCGCGCGGCATCCGCACCATGGTCAGCCTGAACTCGATCATGGTCGACGGCACGGGCATGTGCGGATCGTGCCGCGTCACGGTAGGCGGCAAGGTGCGATTCGCATGCGTCGACGGGCCCGACTTTGACGGGCACGCCGTAGCCTTCGACGAGCTGATGCTGCGCCAGAAGCGTTTTGAATGCGAGGAGCAGGAGTGCCTGAAACGCTACCGCGCCGAAGCGGAGAAACTGGCCAGTTTCGGACAGGGCGGCACGAATCCCGCCATTGTGCAGGCACGCCAGCGCGCTTTCTCCGCAGAAATCCCTGCCGTTCCGACCCCGGTTCCTCCTCCGGAACCGGACGCGCCGCGCGTGGTCAAGAGCATCCGCACCATCGCGCCCAAGCGCACGCCGATGCCCGAGCAGCCCGCTGGGAGGCGCGTGACCAACTTTGATGAAGTCGCACTCGGATACAATCTGGACATGGCTCTTGTCGAGGCCGATCGTTGTCTCCAGTGCAAGAAACCCAAATGCGTTCCCGGTTGCCCGGTCACGATTGACATCCCGGGTTTCATCGCAGCACTTGCCCGCAAGGATCTGCAGGAATCCTATCGCATTCTCAAAGATGCCAACGCCCTCCCGGCCGTGTGCGGGCGGGTCTGCCCCCAGGAAGTCCAGTGCGAGGCAACCTGCGTGGTCGGCAACAAGCTGGAGCCGGTGGCTATCGGCCGGCTGGAGCGTTTCGTTGCTGATTTTGCCGCCGGCCGCGGATGGGACAAGGCTCCTGAAGTGAAACCCACTGGCCTGAGGGCCGCCATCGTCGGCTCCGGGCCCGCCGGCCTCGCTTGTGCAGGAGACCTGATCAAGGCAGGAGTCGATGTGACGGTTTTTGAGGCCCTGCACGTCGCCGGCGGCGTCCTCAAATACGGCATTCCGGAGTTTCGTCTCCCCAATGACACGATCGATATTGAAATCGATGCCCTTGCCAGGAGAGGGGTGAAGTTTGAGCTCGATCGTATCATCGGCAAGGTTTTCACCATACCTCAACTCATGGGCGAGATGGGATTTGACGCCGTCTTCGTCGGCACCGGGGCAGGCAGCCCTAAATTCATGGGCATACCCGGCGAATCATACAACGGCGTTGTATCAGCCAACGAACTCCTGACACGCATCAACCTCATGCAAGGATTCCGGCAGCCGCTTTACGACACGCCGGTGGGCATGGGCAAGCGTGTGGCGGTCATCGGCGCCGGCAACACCGCCATGGACGCGCTGCGCGTGTCGCTGCGCATGGGCGCCGAGCAGGTCTACCTGGTCTACCGGCGCAGCATCAAGGAATCCCCGGCGCGGGCTGAGGAACTCCACCACGCCATCGAAGAAGGGGTGATCTGCAGGTGGCTCACCAACCCCGTGCGCATCCTCGGCAACGATGCCGGCTGGGTGACCGGAATGGAGGTCGTTGAGATGGAGTTGGGTGAACCGGACGATTCAGGCCGCCGGCGCCCGGTCCCGAAGCCCGGCAGTGAGTACATCCTTGACGTCGACATGGTGGTCTGCGCTCTCGGCACCACCGCAAACCCCATCATTGCGCAAAGCACACCCGGCCTCAAGGTGAACCGCTGGGGCTACATTGAAGTCGACGAAGCTACAGGCATGACTTCCGTGCCGGGACTCTTCGCCGGCGGCGACATCGTCACCGGCGCAGCTACCGTGATTCTGGCCATGGGAGCCGGCCGGCGTGCCGCCCGCGGCATGCTTCAGTACCTCGGGTTGCAGCAACCTGCAGCACTGAATGTGCAGGTGGAATCCGAATAG
- a CDS encoding bifunctional aldolase/short-chain dehydrogenase encodes MESRWSDTKAAEYIERYGPRWGEDLALRTYLGALIGADDRLVLHGGGNNSVKTSLTNILGENRSIIFVKASGINMAAIEPEGYTALDLEHLKRLRALPDLTDEDMRNEFQTHLCNSRASAPSIETLAHAFIPKKFIDHTHADAILALTNQREGESLVREALGPEVLILDYITPGFKLARAAADAFAAKPQSNAMVWMCHGLVSWGDTARESYEATISLITKAEEYLTRHARHPLVVQVSTPLDVARKRYVEIAPSVRGLLALPSGDPDRPYARTILQPLITRPVLDFVDSDHGREFALTPPLTADHLIRTKALPLWVDHPDYDRIENLREQIATGIRDYAASYDAYIERHSSQMPKGVTRLDSFPRLILMPGIGAFCSGKNVYASGIVRDIAEHTLSVKAQIAAMGTYLGSDESDLFHMEYRPLQHAKLTAEPELPLGRHVALVTGAAGAIGSGICQALLEQGCNVAATDLAVENLTSLTNELSPAFGPHIIGVPLDVTDPQSVAQAFDVISSTWGGVDLVVVSAGVALVSSLEEMDLEAFRRLERVNTEGTLLVLRAAGRHFRTQGTGGDIVLISTKNVFAPGAKFGAYSATKCAAHQLARIASLEFGAIDVRVNMVAPDAVFSSGTRKSGLWAEVGPDRMRSKGLKAEELEEHYRSRNILKARVTARHVANAVLFFATRQTPSTGATIPVDGGLPDATPR; translated from the coding sequence ATGGAAAGCAGATGGTCGGACACAAAAGCCGCGGAATATATTGAACGCTATGGGCCCAGGTGGGGCGAGGATCTGGCCCTGCGCACCTATCTGGGAGCGTTGATCGGGGCCGACGATCGTTTAGTCCTTCATGGCGGCGGCAACAACTCGGTAAAAACCTCGCTTACCAACATCCTGGGGGAAAACCGCTCAATCATTTTCGTGAAGGCTTCGGGAATCAACATGGCCGCCATCGAACCCGAAGGCTACACAGCCCTGGACCTCGAACATCTGAAGAGACTGCGCGCGCTGCCGGATCTCACCGATGAGGACATGCGCAACGAGTTCCAAACCCACCTCTGCAACTCGCGTGCATCCGCCCCGTCGATCGAGACACTGGCGCATGCATTTATTCCGAAGAAGTTCATCGATCACACGCATGCCGACGCGATTCTAGCCCTCACCAACCAGCGGGAAGGAGAGAGCCTGGTGCGCGAGGCTTTGGGTCCGGAGGTGTTGATCCTGGACTACATCACCCCGGGTTTCAAGCTCGCGCGAGCCGCCGCCGACGCGTTCGCTGCGAAGCCGCAGAGCAACGCCATGGTGTGGATGTGTCACGGGCTGGTGAGCTGGGGCGACACGGCGCGCGAGTCCTATGAAGCGACCATTTCCCTCATCACCAAGGCGGAAGAGTACCTCACCCGGCATGCGCGTCATCCGCTGGTGGTCCAAGTATCCACACCGCTCGACGTCGCCAGGAAGCGATATGTCGAAATCGCGCCGTCCGTGCGCGGGCTGCTCGCGTTGCCGAGCGGCGATCCGGACCGGCCCTACGCGCGCACCATCCTTCAGCCTCTGATCACACGCCCGGTGCTCGACTTCGTCGACTCGGACCACGGCCGGGAGTTCGCGCTCACACCTCCGCTTACTGCCGATCACCTGATACGGACCAAGGCACTGCCTTTGTGGGTCGATCATCCTGATTACGACCGTATCGAGAACTTGCGGGAGCAGATTGCGACGGGGATTCGTGATTATGCGGCATCCTACGATGCCTACATCGAGCGGCACAGCAGTCAAATGCCCAAGGGGGTAACGCGCCTCGATTCCTTCCCCCGCCTGATCCTCATGCCCGGGATCGGAGCGTTCTGCTCAGGCAAGAATGTTTACGCCTCCGGCATCGTGCGGGACATCGCCGAGCATACGCTGTCGGTCAAAGCGCAGATCGCCGCCATGGGAACTTACCTCGGGAGTGATGAGAGCGACCTGTTCCACATGGAGTACCGCCCCCTTCAGCATGCCAAGCTCACGGCGGAACCAGAACTCCCCCTGGGCCGTCATGTGGCGCTGGTCACGGGTGCCGCAGGCGCGATCGGATCCGGCATCTGCCAGGCGCTCCTCGAACAGGGGTGCAATGTGGCAGCCACGGACCTTGCAGTCGAAAACCTTACGTCCCTCACCAACGAGCTGAGCCCCGCCTTCGGCCCCCACATCATCGGGGTGCCGCTCGACGTGACCGATCCACAGTCTGTGGCACAGGCGTTTGACGTCATCAGCAGCACCTGGGGCGGCGTGGACCTCGTGGTGGTGAGTGCAGGTGTGGCATTGGTCTCCTCGCTCGAGGAGATGGACTTGGAGGCGTTTCGCCGGCTGGAGCGGGTCAACACGGAGGGCACACTCCTGGTCCTGCGAGCGGCCGGACGCCACTTCCGGACGCAGGGCACGGGCGGCGACATCGTTCTTATTTCGACCAAGAATGTCTTCGCGCCCGGTGCCAAGTTCGGCGCTTACAGCGCCACCAAATGCGCGGCACATCAGCTTGCGCGCATCGCCAGCCTTGAGTTCGGCGCCATCGATGTGCGCGTCAACATGGTCGCGCCCGACGCCGTTTTTTCCAGCGGAACGCGCAAGTCCGGCTTGTGGGCGGAAGTCGGCCCCGACCGCATGCGCTCCAAGGGCCTCAAAGCCGAAGAACTCGAGGAGCATTACCGCAGCCGCAATATTCTCAAGGCGCGCGTCACCGCGCGGCACGTGGCCAACGCCGTTTTGTTCTTTGCTACACGCCAGACACCTTCAACCGGGGCCACGATACCCGTCGATGGCGGCCTCCCCGATGCAACCCCGCGGTAG
- the lsrF gene encoding 3-hydroxy-5-phosphonooxypentane-2,4-dione thiolase, which translates to MADMDGSAATKDFYTDIPARSEAFFLKGSNSLDWGMQNRLARIFSPASARTVMLAIDHGYFQGPTTGLERVDVSIVPLLPYTDALMLTRGMLRSTIPPSYTNGIVLRATGGASILKELSNEQLAVDIEDAVRLNVSAVAVQVYIGGEYETQTVHNLTRMVDLGNRHGVAVLGVTAIGKELTRDAKYLRLACRICAELGAHFVKTYYCAEGFETVAASCPVPLVMAGGKKLPELEALKMACNAINAGAAGVDMGRNIFQSDAPAAMIQAVRKVVHELMKPEQAYDLYQTLKKQKR; encoded by the coding sequence ATGGCTGACATGGACGGCTCTGCCGCCACGAAAGACTTTTACACCGACATCCCGGCCCGTAGCGAGGCATTTTTTCTCAAGGGCTCAAACTCACTCGATTGGGGAATGCAAAACCGCCTCGCGCGCATTTTCAGCCCTGCCTCGGCTCGTACCGTCATGCTGGCCATTGATCATGGTTACTTCCAGGGACCCACGACCGGCTTGGAACGGGTGGACGTCAGCATCGTGCCGCTGCTGCCTTACACCGACGCACTCATGCTTACGCGCGGCATGCTGCGCTCCACCATCCCTCCCTCCTATACGAATGGCATCGTCTTAAGGGCGACGGGCGGAGCCAGCATCCTGAAGGAGCTGTCGAACGAACAGCTCGCGGTCGACATCGAGGACGCCGTCAGGCTCAATGTTTCGGCGGTGGCCGTGCAGGTGTACATAGGCGGGGAATACGAGACCCAGACCGTGCACAACCTGACACGCATGGTGGATCTTGGAAATCGCCATGGGGTTGCGGTCCTGGGCGTCACCGCGATAGGCAAGGAACTGACGCGTGATGCCAAGTATCTGCGCCTTGCCTGTCGGATCTGCGCCGAGCTTGGAGCTCACTTCGTAAAGACTTACTATTGCGCCGAGGGATTTGAGACCGTCGCCGCCTCCTGCCCGGTTCCGCTGGTCATGGCGGGCGGCAAGAAGCTGCCCGAATTGGAGGCGCTGAAAATGGCCTGCAACGCGATCAACGCGGGAGCGGCGGGTGTCGATATGGGGCGCAACATCTTCCAGTCGGATGCGCCGGCCGCCATGATTCAGGCGGTACGGAAAGTGGTCCATGAGCTCATGAAGCCCGAGCAGGCATATGACCTCTATCAGACGCTGAAGAAACAAAAGCGCTAA